In Spirosoma pollinicola, the genomic window AAAAACGGCTCATGCCGACTGGAATGTTGGTTTCCAAAAATGGGCCTTTACGACCAGCCTGACCGCATCTGACTTCGGCGATTTGCGGCAGGGCAAACAGCGGAGCGTCGACATGGGGCAGTTGGGACTACGCCCTTTTTATGCTGGACATGAGAACAACGTCGACGTCAAACTCGTCAATACCGACCCTTCGATTCAAGTATCCTCTGGCTATAAGCAAATCGACTTGTTGCAAAAGGTATTGTTTCAGCCAACCGACCGCACCCGGCATCTGCTGAATGTTCAGTTTTCAACCAGCAGCGATATTCCCCGGTATGACCGGCTCACCGAAGTTGACGCCAAAGGGAATCTCAGCCATGCTCAATGGTATTACGGCCCTCAGCAACGGTTGCTGGCTTCCTATGGTCTGACAAAGCAGTTTACGTCGGGCATAGCGGATGAATTGACATTCATTGCCGCTTACCAATCCATTGAAGAAAGTCGCCATAATCGTCGGTTTAGTAATTATGGGTTGCAACATCGTACCGAACAGGTAGGCGTCTGGACAATGAATGCTGATTTAAAAAAGAAACTGGCTGATACCCACACGCTGCGTTACGGACTGGAAGCGACCTATAATACCGTTCGGTCGACGGCCTATCGAGAAAATATCTTCACCGGTAAAGTTGATCCGCTGGATACCCGCTACCCCGATGGCGGAGCCAATACCCAGTCGCTGGCGGGCTATATGTCGGGAACGGTGAATGTCAGTGATCGCTCAACGCTAACCTACGGTGGCCGTTATGCGTACAACCGGTTGTATGCTAAATTCAATGATAAAACATTTTTTCCGTTCCCCTTCGACGATATTACCCAACAGGCCGGTGCATTGACGGGTAGTCTCGGTTGGGTAACTCGTTTGCCGGGTGCGTGGCGTCTGGCCTCTTCGCTTTCGTCGGGCTATCGGGTGCCAAATGTGGATGATCTGGCCAAAGTGTTCGAATCGGTGGTGGGCACGCTCATTGTTCCAAACCCCAATCTCAAACCCGAACGGACGTACACTCTCGACGCCAGCAGTCAAAAGCGGCTGGCCGAACGGGTATCGCTGGAGGTAGATGCTTTTTATACCGTATATAACAACGCGATCACTACCCGGCCGGGCACCTTGAATGGACAAAGCCAACTCGTTTATAATGGTCAGACGAGCCGGATTGTTACGCAGCGTAATGCGCAGCAGGCAAGGCTTTACGGGGCCAGTGCGCAGATAACCGCAGACCTTACCCAAACGCTGACCCTATTTGGCACTGTT contains:
- a CDS encoding TonB-dependent receptor; the encoded protein is MKQLLCSLLCLTSFLASAQSITVRDKGSLQPIENVEIRSSSDAASTHFTDRAGKSNSSTSSDTDRLVFRRVGYQTVEYTVAQLRSLNFMVLLAEKQLELNEVVVAANRTAEPVSRLAQSIRVITRNELRFLNQPTMAEVLQQSGQVLVQKSQLGGGSPILRGFEANKVLIVVDGVRMNNAIFRGGHLQNILTVDNAALERVEVALGPGSVVYGSDALGGVIYVQTLAPRLSGSAKTAVNANGFVRYSSAMQEKTAHADWNVGFQKWAFTTSLTASDFGDLRQGKQRSVDMGQLGLRPFYAGHENNVDVKLVNTDPSIQVSSGYKQIDLLQKVLFQPTDRTRHLLNVQFSTSSDIPRYDRLTEVDAKGNLSHAQWYYGPQQRLLASYGLTKQFTSGIADELTFIAAYQSIEESRHNRRFSNYGLQHRTEQVGVWTMNADLKKKLADTHTLRYGLEATYNTVRSTAYRENIFTGKVDPLDTRYPDGGANTQSLAGYMSGTVNVSDRSTLTYGGRYAYNRLYAKFNDKTFFPFPFDDITQQAGALTGSLGWVTRLPGAWRLASSLSSGYRVPNVDDLAKVFESVVGTLIVPNPNLKPERTYTLDASSQKRLAERVSLEVDAFYTVYNNAITTRPGTLNGQSQLVYNGQTSRIVTQRNAQQARLYGASAQITADLTQTLTLFGTVTYTKGRILTDTTAYPLDHIPPVYGKGGLRLTIRQFRAEANVLFNGWKRLKDYNLSGEDNIVYATPQGMPAWQTINVRASYQVNRYVQVQASLENILDRNYRVFASGISAPGQNLVLSLRGTL